CTGGCGCGACCTATTGGCCCGCCGGAATGTAATTGCACACCGGATACTCAGCGTCGATGACAAGAGAGTCCGTGAGGAAGCCGGGAGGTACTTCAGGGATTTATATCGGTTGGTCCGGCGCATCGAGTTTTCCCCCGTAATGGTCAATTTGAAGACCGGTCTGATTCCCGGGCCGCAATTCAAGGGTTCAGTACTGCTCGATTTGCCGTTGGTGGCGCCCGGAATGCAGCCAAAACTCGGCGAAGCATTAATAGTCGTTTATGAGACGGAAAAGGGTGTTTTGGCATTGCGATTTGGGCGCACGAATGCAAACACACTTGCCATCGCCTCTTCAATTCCAGGTGAGTTTGATTTCAAGCTGTACAAAGTTCAATTTGGAGGCGACAACGCGAATTAAATCGCGTAATTGAACTTTTGGTACGTTCGCTCAAGCCGCGACCTCGACTTTTCACCGACGCTGGATCACCCTTCTAATCGCCCAGCGATGGAAATCGGGGCCGAAGCGTAGTTACCTATTGGGCAACTGTGCTTTCACTTTTTGTCCGCCCACCACCGATTACTTCAACATTGATCGTCTGCTGCTTCGAATCCAAATGCCGAGGCACCGTCCGAGCAATTGGGCCTCGCAATAAGCGAACGCCAATCAGCATCAATTCGCGATTTGAATGTTCTTGCTGCGAATCAAGTGTTTTGCTTTGCGCGGGCCATCAACGTGCCTGAGGAAAGTCGCTGGCCGACCGCAGCTTTACCCCCTGGGAATTGCACGCCTTCATCAATCAATACTCGTTTAGGGTCTCGCGTATCTTGAGGGTCGGACCAGGAAAAATGTTCCGAAACCGAACCGTCGGCATTCAGCACTCTGTACCCTTTTGAGCAATCACCGCATGAGGCAATGTGCCTCCCTACCGCAATGGGTGAACTTTCGACCAACTTGGCCAAGTCACCATAGGTTGTCCACTCCCCAGGACGCACAAAACCTAACAATTCGTGCAGGGCGCCCCAATCCCGCCGAACTCCCCGGGCCCAACTAAATCCTGCCAATTCGGCAAGCGACTTCCCGCTCCTAGACTGCCAAGCTTCGGGCCCATTGATTACAGCGAGCATTTCACCCGTTGCCTTCAACCCGATTTCTTTTGCTAGTCCGGTCGGGCTCCAATGTGCGCCATCAATCGCCCACTTCAAAGGCAAGCGAGAGTGATTACGCCAGGTCGCTATGGCTCGCTCAGGCGTTTCTGCCAGCCATCTAGAGATTGGTTGCCGCATTCGGACCGGGAACGCCTCAACTACTACGTCTACGTGCACACCGTCGTCAAGCAATCCGCCGTCAACGATTTTTTTGGTCGCGGTAGCTTCTCGACGATTGCGCGTTCTTTCCCGTAATCCCCCAGGCGGCGCCGGTGTAACCACGAAATCTTCGGCGTCGGGAATCGGCCAGGTTTGCGATACGGTGATCACGATCTGTTTACCGGTATCCCAAGCGCTGAATTCAATCAGCGACACGTCTATTCCCATTTCTGTCAGCCACACTGCGCTCGTCGAGACTTGTGATGGGAATCCTTCCGCCATCAAGATGATCCTGGGGCGTTTCAGCAATTCAGGATCGAAGTCACCACCAATGTGATCCTCAAGGAGTCCGAGGGCCTCGTTTTCACTGACAGTCGATTCGCCAACATCGGTCAAGTACCGGGAGTGACTGACGGCGAGCGTCGAAGAATCGAATCTGCTTGCCATGGCCGCGTATTTGATTGCCTGAGTCTCTACGAAATCAGGTGCCACCCCGCGCTTCAGTTCGGCAATCACGAGTCTCCCATCCTCGTCGACACCCAAAAGATCCAGACGATCAAGTGGACGGTTGTTGCGACCCTGCCATGAACTGAATTCGAAGGTAACTATGCGTACCGAATCTCCGAGGATTTTGGGGTTTTTTCTGACCCACTCTTGCAAATGTGTCCGTTCGCGAAATCCCGCGTCTGCTAGCGAAATCCGCTGTGCAGGTAGAGCATTTCCCGATTCAACAGTGAAGACTTGCTCGTCTCCCAAATCAATCCCCTATTGGCCAATAACACGGAGGTTTCAACTAGCAGGAATTCTTCGCCAAATCGATTGTTGGCGACTGCGTTGGCTTCATTTTGAGCATTGAATCATGCACAATAACTCCGTTCGATAGGAACGCGAAATCTACTTACGATTCATATAGAGTCTTGGCGTTCCCGGTAAGGGGTTGGTTTAGTCAGCCAGTCGGTGGTTCGTGCCGATTCGGCGAAGCTAAACAAGACCTCCCCAGAACGCGATCGTGAAGGCGATTCCAAGTGCGAAATATCTGGATCGTTAGAGCTGGCGGCGGCGGCGTGTTTGCTGATTCGTACTGGGAGGCGGGGATTATCGCGATCGGGTTTGCACGCACTGGTGATATCTCCCACCTGAAGACCCCAAAGGAGATCATGGACGCGATGAGAGGCGAACATCCAAACGTGAAGGACCGCCGGCTACACGCTAGAGCGAGTCAGCTCCTTCGATTTGTTCACGTAATCAAGGAGGGCGACTTAATCCTCACGCCGATAAGGGATTCGCGCGAAATCATGATCGGGGTCTGCGATGGACCATACAAGTACGAGTCCGGACGACATGACAATAACCCTCATATCCGATCAGTCGATTGGAAGAAGCGTATTGCGCGGGAAAAGTTGTCCAACCGCGCAAGGAACAGCGCCGGCGGTGCGCAAACACTTTTCTCGATGAATGAACACCGGGCGGAAATCGAATCGGTCGCGTTTTCCCAGGGGCAAACGATTGCCGCCAATGACCCGGCACTATTGGACGATTCAGAGGCGCAGTTCTACGAAGAAGTCCAAGGAAAGGCTGAGGAGCTGATCTCCGACAAGATTGCCCAAATGGACCCGCTGGACTTTGAGGAACTAGTCGCCGCCCTCTTGCGGTCGATGGGGTACTTCGCGCGTCGCACTGTGGAAGGTCCTGATCGCGGCGTGGATGTTATAGCGCAGTCGGATCCTCTTGGATTCGAATCTCCCCGCATCAAAGTGCAAGTCAAGCAACGGAATGATCGGACTGGTGCACGCGAAATCCGTGAGTTCATCGCGACGCTTCGCCCCCCGGACAAAGGACTTTACGTTTCCACTGGAGGGTATACACGCGAGGCGTTATATGAGGCTGAACGAGCCCCACAAGGAATCTCTTTGACCGTTTTGACGGGAGACGAATTCACCGAATTCTTGCTGGAGTACTACGATCGGCTGGATCCTCAGGCCCAATCGCTGATGCCATTGAAAAAGGTCTTTGTGCCGATCGAATAACGGATACATCCGATCTGAATTAACGCTGGGTGGTGGGTTCAAGGCTTGAGCGAACGCAAATCCGAACTCGCCGACGCTCAATTACCTGCGACACCGAATAACTGCCGCAGTACACCGCAACTACGGTATCTGACACCGGTTGAGTATTTGGTGGATTCGGGCCATTCGACATATTCGGGTTTATGTCTAGCTGGTCTACCCGGTATATAGCCTCCTCAGCCTTTACTCGAGGCGCAACCCATGGCCACGGGATTGCATCCGGGCAACTTGAGGCCGACCGGCAGTAGTTTGCGAGCCAATTCGCCACAGTTTCCCAATCGACGACGCAAACGCAGAAATGATCTGAGCTAAGCCGTTCGGGATCCTGGTAAGCGCTCAGTCCGCTTCAAGCGTTGAGGGTCTAGCCAGTAGGTTGGCGAGCCTGGGTTTTGGAGTTGTGGATCGATCAAGAATCCCTTGCATTTCTTCCCGCTCCTCTACCGACAGCGCGAATAACCGGCGATCTGACGGTTCTGCAATCGCGGCCCAGACTGCGATTTGCACCACAGATTCACCGAGTTACATTCGGTTGTGAGCGATCGCGCGAGGCACGATCTTGTCCTTGTGCAGGGATTCCCAATCCGCCAACGCTGGGAATTGGGTACAGGATTCAAGAGGCGATTGTCCATCGATTGGGTGGACGAGCGTGCCAGGGCGGATCACAGCGTAGCGCCTTCGCAGGTTTCACGCCGAACGGGTTCTCGAATACGGAATCCGGTACCAAGATTCCAATTGGGGCCTTAATCCGAAGTCTTCAATCTGAACCTCCTACGGACGCTTAACTCCGCTCCCATTTCGTCGGCAATACGCTTCGATCCCGGTCATCAAAACTCGCTCGATGTTTCAATTCCGTATGCTATATTTCAGCGACCATACAAAACCCGAACGTGGAGTGCATAAGTGACCAGTGCAAACCCGCTCGAACACGTGGGCCCCGGTACTGATCATGTGCCCGATCCCGGCGACGCCCCACTGCGCGCGGTCCTTGTGATTGCGCTCGAAGCTGATGTCGCTGACGCGATCCTGCACTCCCTCGACCGCCGCCGCACCTGCCGATTCCTCGCGTGGGTCAAAGATGCTGATGGGGCTGTTCGTCGGTTGGCGACCGAACGATTCGATTTGGTTGTGGTGGCCGGGCTCTCGCCCGATTTCGCCTTGACCGTGGTGAAGCGACTCCGGGCGTGTCTGGGATCAACCCGCATGTTGGTCGCTTTGCATCAAGTTCCGGCACCCGTAATCGTGGATGACTTTGTTAATGCCGGGTCTAGCGGATTGGTCGACTGCTCAAAGGGGTATTCGGACCTGCCTGCGGCCGGCCAGATCATCGCCCACGGACACTCGATCTTTCCGCGCAGAGCGGAACTGAAGTCTCCGAACCAGATTCCGGCGATGGTTGTCGGTCCGGAGGAACTCTCTGAACGCGAACGACAGATATTGGAGCTCGTCGCGATCGGTCTGACTTCGCAGCAGGTCGCGGAACAGCTTTACCTGAGCGTGCACACAGTTGAGAAGTACCTCAGCGTCTGTTACCGCAAGCTCCAGGCCGCCAACCGGGTCCAGGCTTGCAACATCGCCCGTTACTACGGGCTCATCTAGGATGCGTGACACCGACGATCCGGCAAGACCGGGTACTCAGCAGCATCCCGTTGTTTGCCGGTTTCTCGGGTTGGTCCTCACAGCGCCGCTGTGGGCGATCGGAATCGCACTGCTTGGACCTGAACCAGTTTGGGCTGCCGAAATCGTTGCCCCGGCCAGCAGCTCGGATCCAATCACATTCGCGGTCAATTCGCTGAAGACCTTCCTGGCCACGATCGCAACCGTGGTCGTTGCCGCCTCGATCGGTTGGAAAGCGGTGGTGGCCTGGTCGGCCGGAAGCGTTGAGGCCCAACGCGAGGCTCAGCGATTCGCGCTGCAATCGCTGGTCGTTTACGGCCTGGTGATGGCGTTCAATTTCGGCCTCATGCAGAACGCGGTCGAATACCTGGTCAATTCCATGGGCGGGCGCGCCTGAAATTGATCCCTATCCCAGCCGATGTGGAGGAAATCGCCGGCCGGTTCAGTCTGATCGGCTTCTACGTGAGCCCGCGCGAACTGATCTGGCTGACCGGCGCCGTGGGAGCCGAGGCCACTTTGGCTGGGTTCGCGGTCACAGCCGGGTTCTCGCTGCCGGCGTTGCTGTTGCTGGCGATCCCGGCGTTGGCCTGCTGGGCGGCATTGAAGCTACGCGTCGATGGGGCGGTGATCGAGCGCTGGGTCGTGGACATGGCGCTTTTCGTCACCCGCGGCCGAGTCCTGGCGACTGGTCGGCAGCGGCCGGAGTCTGGGACGGCCCGATTGCGCATCAGTCTCGAATACGAAATCGTCAGCCCGGTCCATTCGCTGCGCCGCGGGCACCGCAACGACCGGGGGTTCCGGTTTGAATCGATCGATTGAAAAGCTATTCGGCGGTAGCCGCCGGTCGGTGCTAGATGTCGGCGTCCGTCGCGTAACCGAGAACGGCATCGAGCGCGAAGATGGCGTGCTGGTTGCCGGTCTGGCGCTCGCGCCGACAGATCTGGAATCCCTGGACCGAGAGCAGGTTTCCGCGCTGAATTCGGGCATGGCCGGATTCCTGGCCGGTCTGGACACACCGGTCCAATTTCTGGTAAGCAACAACCGATTCGATGCCGAGCGTTATCTTTCGCGCACCATCGACCGCTGGCGCGGTGACTGGTTCGCCAAATCCGGCCTGCGCGAGCGTCTTGTTGCTTCCCCTGAAGGCCAAACCTCCTGGGTCACGTTCGCGCATGTCGCGGCCGCGAACGCGAATCTTCGGCAGATCAAGGTCCGCCTCATGATTCTGGCCCACCGCGGGCGCGGAAAGAGTCCGCCCGACGCCGAATCCCGGATCGAGCGGATCGGTGCGGCGCTCTCTCAGGCAGGGATCGCCTGGCGGACGATGGGCGGCCTGGAGCTGGTGCTAGAGCTGGAGCGCGCGTTTTTTCACGGCGGCGGAACGCTGGCCAACGCCCTGGCGGCGGGAGGGCCGATGCGGGTCGTGGAGGGGCTGGAGAACCTGGCGTTCGATCTGGCCGATCCGCTGCCGGAATGGATCGAATTTTCGCCCCGCCACATGCGGCTCCCCCTAGCGGAGGGGGACCGGTATTGCGCCGCCGGTTACCTTCGCGCGCTGCCGCGCGCCGTGGATACCGGGTGGCTGGCCCTGCCGTCCAGATTTGATTTCG
The Chloroflexota bacterium genome window above contains:
- a CDS encoding DNA-binding protein; this encodes MGDEQVFTVESGNALPAQRISLADAGFRERTHLQEWVRKNPKILGDSVRIVTFEFSSWQGRNNRPLDRLDLLGVDEDGRLVIAELKRGVAPDFVETQAIKYAAMASRFDSSTLAVSHSRYLTDVGESTVSENEALGLLEDHIGGDFDPELLKRPRIILMAEGFPSQVSTSAVWLTEMGIDVSLIEFSAWDTGKQIVITVSQTWPIPDAEDFVVTPAPPGGLRERTRNRREATATKKIVDGGLLDDGVHVDVVVEAFPVRMRQPISRWLAETPERAIATWRNHSRLPLKWAIDGAHWSPTGLAKEIGLKATGEMLAVINGPEAWQSRSGKSLAELAGFSWARGVRRDWGALHELLGFVRPGEWTTYGDLAKLVESSPIAVGRHIASCGDCSKGYRVLNADGSVSEHFSWSDPQDTRDPKRVLIDEGVQFPGGKAAVGQRLSSGTLMARAKQNT
- a CDS encoding restriction endonuclease, which produces MRNIWIVRAGGGGVFADSYWEAGIIAIGFARTGDISHLKTPKEIMDAMRGEHPNVKDRRLHARASQLLRFVHVIKEGDLILTPIRDSREIMIGVCDGPYKYESGRHDNNPHIRSVDWKKRIAREKLSNRARNSAGGAQTLFSMNEHRAEIESVAFSQGQTIAANDPALLDDSEAQFYEEVQGKAEELISDKIAQMDPLDFEELVAALLRSMGYFARRTVEGPDRGVDVIAQSDPLGFESPRIKVQVKQRNDRTGAREIREFIATLRPPDKGLYVSTGGYTREALYEAERAPQGISLTVLTGDEFTEFLLEYYDRLDPQAQSLMPLKKVFVPIE
- a CDS encoding response regulator transcription factor, with the translated sequence MTSANPLEHVGPGTDHVPDPGDAPLRAVLVIALEADVADAILHSLDRRRTCRFLAWVKDADGAVRRLATERFDLVVVAGLSPDFALTVVKRLRACLGSTRMLVALHQVPAPVIVDDFVNAGSSGLVDCSKGYSDLPAAGQIIAHGHSIFPRRAELKSPNQIPAMVVGPEELSERERQILELVAIGLTSQQVAEQLYLSVHTVEKYLSVCYRKLQAANRVQACNIARYYGLI